AAGCGAGCggattttgttattcaatatATTCCGTGGTTAAATTAATCGCTGATTTCATTTGTCGAAGGACTTGATCGCGGATTGCAGTGTCAATATCGATGATCGTCGAGCCAAGGAGCGAGCTAATCTGTTCCAGTCGCCGGTTATCGCGCGAACGAACgaaaaaatgacgaaaagaacAAGCATAACGAGCGACGTACGCGATATCGCGCTCCGATGGACGACTTGTATTTCGATCGATGACGGTGTCGTGACTCCGCGAATTTCGCATAACTAAATGCAAAGTTCGCGTTATCGGCTTTTCGAATTTCCAGGCGTTCGACGGTTTACCGGGAAAACGAGGTTCCGCGGCTGCTTTCTACAGGGTCGAAACAGTTTTAGAAAGTGACGGCGGCGCATCGTCGGCGATGACAACGGCGCCgtcagaattatttttaatcgCGGATTCAACGCCTAACGAACCGACAACGACTCGCGGATTCCCCGGCTGGTTAGGGTGTAACCTCCGGTTTTTTTCGTCTCGATCGAATTCTCCCGACGATCGTATCTACCAAAACTGATAAGATAGGTGTTATCGAGCTACGTTTGCTCGTGGCATAGTGTTTACGTTATATCCCGATTGCAGATAAATACTAACAAGTCGCGAAAAGTGGAGTATTACGCAATCCACTCGTTTACTTAACAATTTCGTAGATACCGCTGGATTGGGGAACGAAAATAGAACGATCGACTTCTCGACGGATAATAATCGCCATCGTCGCGATGAAAATCGGTGTAATGCTTTTACTTATTCGCTCCTTGGCTGGACGGTATCGTAAAACACTGAAACATGAATAATTCATTAGTACCTAAACATCGCGTTTCCATAAATTGGTTTTCATTCGAGCTGGGCATTATCCAATGGACGGCAATAATTGTTTGAACGATGTTCGAGCATCTGTGGCGCATAAATTGCTTCCCACAAGTTCGCACAATAGTAAATAAGTGGCAGTTATCGTGCCGAAGACTCCGGCGCTCCTCTGGCCGAATATCTAGCGCAGTGAAACGAATTTGCGCGCACCAATGGCGGATGGCCCTGAGCTACAGCCTCCAGAGGACGCTGGAGGAACCGTGAATCTGTTGAAATCGTTTAAGACGTTATTATGACATAATTCGGGCATTGTACGCGAAGCCTTTCATCGGTATCCGACCGAATGAAGCCCGGCCTGAAAGTCATTACGAAATGATCGCGATGCGGAATGATATAGAAAGTTCATTGGACAAAGACCCTTTATCGTCTAACACGGCAATCGACCCAATAACGTATTGATAAATATAATCAGTCTCGTTCGCATCGTCAACCAACCTACATTCATCGGACCCGCGGACGCGAAAGCCTCTTCAACTAGCATCAACACGCCCCCCGCGCGAACACACAAATATTGAACTTTCTGACTCCAGCCATTTTTACAAACGGCGATCGATTTCCACAGCTCGTCTAATAGAATCGCTTCCACTAATTAGATGCGGTTGCCCCAAGGTTGTTCTCAGTTTTTTTCTGCGTGAATGGCAGGAACATTGCAGTTACCATCAATCTTCCGGAACGTATTCATTGACCATTAATGATCATTTCGCTGTTCGATCCCGTTATTCAATGACTCTATCGTATTAAAACGAAGCttgaatattttcattgaaaCGATCGTTTTGATGAATCGTACGAAACGATGTCTGTTCTGTCGTGGCGAAGGAACGTTTTCTCTCGTCAGGCCTCTTCGAAATCGAATTACGATGTATCGCGATCCATCTTAATGGAACAATTCGCGGAGCGACCTATTTGCATCGTCTTGACTTGAGCGCATACAGCTGCACCGATGCACAATTTCTCTGGTGGCACAGATCGTGTCAAGGCGAGTCGCAGAAAACGAAACCGAGTTTTCAGGCGACATTAAACCGTTCAACGAGGGGACTAACGTCGCTAATTAAATCGAGAACGGTGTGCCGCGAGAGACGAGCTGCAGATTTCGCTGCGATGCAACGGATAACGATTTGTTAATTCGAGCAGATAACGCTACAATCACTCGGATAATAATCGGCGCCGGTGATCATAAACGCAGCTCGAATCGCGTTTCATTGTTACGCATTATTGGACCGCGTATCGATGGAACCGAAatcccgttcagacacggcggaaaccgcgccTTTTCGATCGCTCGGatcttatttacattagcgtctTCGTATTCGTTCGCACGAGTCTGCGAAAAGAAAAATCTATTCCATTCGTTTCACTTTTCCCGTTTTCATACTAAGAAAAATAGGAAGCAGAGCATTAACATTTGAAATATCCGAAAGGTGGTTTAATCGCTTTTGCCCGTGGATGGCTGAATCAtctgaattacaaattacatacaGAGATTAATAGAGCGCAATACTATTTCTGTTGTTTCGCTTCGCTCGCTTCCGTactaacaaaaataaaaactggAGTAGATACTAAAATTTGAAACATCCAAAAGGTGGTTAATAGCCTGGGCCTGTGAATGGCTCAATCTGAATTACAAATGTACAGAGATTAATAGAGCATTAATAAAAGAATCCATTCACGTAAGAGCGATGGTTTGTAGGAAGTGGAGAAGAAATAATCGCTTATCTCGGTTCTTTACCGCGTATAATAATCTCGTTTACATTATGGCTTGTACAGTGTATGCAGCACTTGGaaagtacatatatacacaccagCGATGAAGCAGGCTTACAGATTTCTAACATTTGCTCGCAGAGTGAAAATAGCGAACGCGTGGATAGATTCTAATGGACGCGTGAAAACGCGAAAATGATGCTGGTCGCAATGCAGTAATTGTTATATAACAACGGCAGAAATCGAGACCCAACTCGTGTATGCACGAATACGTGACTCGGTCGACACGTACCAACAACTCGGTATGCAAATTTAACTGCAGGAAGATCCGTTTGTTAAACGCTTCGAAGGCCTCGCGTTGGCCTACGCAAATTTTTCAACCAACGCGACTCATGAACCTGAAAAAAAGAATGCCACTTTTACTTGACGGTACTTGGATCACCGTAGAAAATTCGTAAGCAACAATTTACCCCCGATTAGCAAGTTACAAAATCGATTCCACTAACGCGATAATACTTACAATTTTAAAATCGTCTGAAAATCGAGTCGATCTTTTCGAAGATTTTTCCGTACGATATTTCGTCGTTCATTTTGGACCTAATTGCGTCTATTGTAAAGTGCCAACTTTCATCTTCAATACGAGCCAAAAATGTccgaaaattccatcgggaatAAATTCTAAAAATGAGAGAATCTCTCAAAATCGAGTCGATTTTCACCTAACTGACGCGATGGTCGGATTCAACCGATTTTTCAGTATGATTTCGTGATTATTTTTGGACCTACGTGCATTTATCAGAAAGCGCCATCCTCTGCCGTCAATTTAAACTCTCAAACGTTGAAAAATTCCCATCGGAatacattttaaaattgattcgaAAAATTCCCTCTACTTCGTTTGAATTTAAATTTCAGTACGCCATCTTCCTCCAGAGATCGCTACTGTCCACTAATCGAAATTCGATTGTTCAACGATGCTCATTTGTAAACCGACCGTCCCGTTTATCCTTCAAACTTTGCTGCTTTTCAATTGTCATTTTATTTAGTTCTCGTAAGGAGTATTATTTGAATAGCTCATCGAAAATGAAGAAATGGATAAACACGAATCTATCCCAAGTCTTGAATTTTCCCGTTACAGAAGATCTCGTATCGTAAGAAACTTAACCATAAAAAGTAAATACAGTAAATAAATCGGTATTATACGATCGTTCATTTCCAGATATATCATGTCAATGGAAAATGAGAGAGATTTGAACGAGTACTTGACATCTCTGCTGGATTGTAGTAATCCTAGACACCGGCAATTCATCGCAGAATtgaaaaaacaacaaagttcgtATCGTTCATTTCTGTAACATATTTTCCAAGCCAGGCATACATTCACGTTGGTTGTTTCTAGCATTGTACAAAGATCAGGGATACAAGAAAGCAAATAACGTTGACGACGAAAATACGAAGcaaaatggaaagaaaaagggaaaagTAAAATCGAAGGAGAAGCAAGAAAACAAACAGGTACATACCCGAAAACATTTCTACGACACTTTGAAGTGGTAAAATGACCGGACATTATTTGTTTAGTTCCAAGAAAATGTAAAGATAGAGAAAGTAGAAAAGAAGAAAGTAAAGTATGTCAATTTATATTCGCAAGATGGCAAGTCTGAGACAGTTTTGTTAAAAGGTACTTTCTAAAAATACAGTAAATTGTTCGCTAAGACGAACAGACGAAAGTAGACTTAATACTCTCTTAATACAAAAACATTTTACTAGGCAGACATAAATGCGATTGCGAAGGGAAGAGACATGCGTTGATCAACAATTGTCTGGAGTGCGGCAGAATAGTTTGTTTGCAAGAGGGAGCTGGCCCCTGTTTTTTCTGTGGGAAGCTCGTATGTTCTCCCAAAGACCAAACGATCCTCTCTCACAGTACCAAACAATCTGATCAGCTATATAATACGTTAATAAATCAGAAACTTCCTAAGGAACTAGAGGACTCCATCAAACAAAGAGATAGACTTCTTGAATTCGATCGTTTCGGGTATGTACTGTATATCGCTTTcttgagagaaagaaataacTTGATTTATTGTAGTACGCAGGGTACAAAGGTGATCGACGATGAATGCGATTACTATCAAACGAACAACATGTGGCTGTCAGCTGACAAAAGGGAACAGCTGAAAAAATTAGAGGAAGAAAAGAATGCAAAGAGACACATGTCCCGTCTGGATAGAAAAGTCAATGTAACATTTGATTTCATGGGtagagaagtggtcgaagaaaAGCCTATCGATGAGTATGACGAGTTTGACGAAGATCAGCTTGTAGACATTTCTGATGCAAGGTTTTTGAATGAATTTGATGGTTCGAATGTATGCTTGGATGTAGAATGCAGTCGTCCAAttgtaagaatattaaaaacaaatttatgcAATAACGTTTGTTATAGCGAAGggtaatacaaatatttttacagtatgtagaatcGGATGAGCCTGAATCGCGTGTTATGAGAAGCAAGGTTTCATCCAAAATAAAAACCATTGTTCAAGATAAGGAATATTTAGAAATGTCTGATTTAGGAGTGTGTTTGAGCATGCATCAGCCGTACGCATCTCTATTGGTAGCTGGGATAAAAATGTAGGGAATCGTGTAATGTAATCATTAAGTCTatatgaaaatataataagGCTCTCATAATCTACTGGATTTATAGGCACGAAGGACGAACTTGGTACAGTTCGCACAGAGGGAGATTATGGATAGCTGCAACAGCTAAACAACCAACTAGGGAAGATATTTCTAGTTTAGAACAGACTTATCGCATTCTAAAGAATGGTTGGCgcttaatcactagactacggatttttatggaaattcaAGTGGTtaaaataaagatccgcagtctattaattatcatAGTATCGCAATTATCTATTACTAACGATTACCTATTCCTTTAGAAAAGATTCGGTTTCCTGAAAGTTATCCGACTAGTTGTTTATTAGGCTGTGTAACAGTGACTAATGTTTTACCTCAGGAAGAGTATAGAAAAATTTATCCAAATGGAGAGAGCGAAAGTCCATACGTCTTTATATGTGAGAACTTCCAAACGTTGCCAATGAAATTTCCAATATCGGGGAAGCATAAGATTTGTAAGTAAGATTATCGAGGTGCGTTTATCATACCCGTTTTAAGAAGCTTATAATTGTTATCAATGCTTGCAGATAAGTTGGATACGAAAATACATCAAGCAGCTTCTAAAATGTTGGAAAAAGCTATGAAAAATATTAGCTAATAATGGAAGTAGTTCAAGTATTAACGAGTGCGCCGTCTTAAAATTtgattgaaattacaaactaataaaaaaaatgcaattttctcgcaatatataataaatgttatttattatttgtacaCAATAGAATATATATTACAACGTACACATAGTTTTGCAATATGTTACAGCAACCATTACAAGATTTATATTACACTAATCGCTTTTTTTGTATGCGATCAATGAAAAAATATTAGCAGtttttttctattatatttaaaatatcagACTTCTGCAATATTAAAAGTAGATCTCGGTAAGGTCATCCTACGACAAAAGTCTATAAATTTGAAGTACAAAGGGAACATGTTTCTTTGAAGTGTGGCGTTAGAAAttttattgttcttttaaaTTTAGAGTACTATATAGTTATACGTATTTTAAAAACATATTGTAAAATCTATCCTTAGTAACAGAAGTCCCGGGgcacttgaaaataaaatttgtactcgtaaactaataaaaaaaaatacgtctAAAAGCCTAGCGTACAATGTGAAAACACTCGAGCTTAATTGATCGAAACACGATTACATGATTATAATGTGATAAACAATATATTGCATCGCCTAAAATAAACGCCTAagataaatataaatagaaataaatttcgaaCAAAAAATGGCTTAAACATTGTTAACAAATAACTCGATTAACTGGGAATGTATAAACgaatatgaaaatattctctACGAATTTTCTCTACAGAATATACAATTATTTGTTGCAGTTTTAAATTCCGAACTTACATACCAACAGGTTGCTTAGTTTGAAATGATACAACTGTATTAATTTGGATATTGTGCAGTCTATCGatgattatattatttaaatttcttatgCATAGGTACGCAGGTGTTGTGTTTCTATAAtcatattatttaaacaataaatacACAAATCAATTGAAGATAACAAGTTTTTGTATATCCGCGTCAATAACGCAACATTTAATTGAGCTGTTCAAGAATAATTATTTTACGATCAACATTCTATAGACTAGTATTTagtattcttttttttaataaaatacattttttgataTCAAAATGATTAAGCAAAAAAAgtgataatatatatgtataaataaagtcgcgtaaaatttcacaaaaagaaaaaaaaagaggaaaccATAAACGCCTATATGAACTTACAAAGTACATATATGATAACAGTACGGACTAATATGTTTCATTCTAAATAACATTCCAATATATCTCCAATACATATTTTCTCCtctaaaatcgaattttttttatgacTCCATACTGTGAATAAAATACAGACGCTGTAGAATAAATAGTTTCCATATAACTTCCAGTATTCTAAAGTATTTAGGCTATCAAATATAATCAATAAATCTTGATTCATTCATAATCTTTAGGTAAACATGCGTATATGTTTAAATACTATATTGTCGAATCAAATCTGTAATTGAAACTTCGCCAACGAACCAGGCTGTAATTACATTCTGATTCTGTAGATACACCTGGATCCACTTTTCATTCGGTGAATGGATAGACATATTTGTTTAATAAACTTTGTTGCGCCTTATAAAATGTGGTTTATTAATATACCCATGTTCCAACAACTTTAAATCATTTGTACAATTTGATCCGACAAAACATGGTATCCGCACATGCCCATTCTTACCCTCTTTCAAACAAGTAATAGGCCACCACAATATTACCACAATACTAATACATCCATATCACAAATCTACTATATTCGAACgactttaaataaataatttttatatctccattatatatttttttcagacATTGTAAATTCGATTAATATGGTAATACTCTTTCAATTTCCCCTACGCAAAGCGATCAGAAGTAATTGTTAGCACTTATTCGAAACAATCTCGGACATTGTAAGTGTCAACAGATTCTCCTCGAACACTTTACACATATTTGTATATCAGGACAGCTTAATGTATCCAGGCAATGTACTTACCATTTCTCTTTATTTTCAAGCACGTGAAATATTAACCCTAGAACGGATACGTTCATTTTCCATTTACAAATGCGTACATGGGATTTTGTTGCCACCTCAcgcataattttctttataataCAAATTTGATACAATGTTACCTCCCAAAAGAAAATCAACAAAGGGAGCATCAATTTGAAAAATGTGCTGTATCCGTTCTAGAGTTAAACGAAGATGCTCGTTTCGAATAATTTCTCTATATGTAAGTAGGTGAATCCTTTAAACTGGTACCACAGGCTTCGCATATCGAGACATTCTGCTCGTTGACCAGGGTGCATTTCGGACATTCTTTTCCACCGCTGGCTAATGGTTTATCCTCGTTCCCTTTGCGTCTAGATTTCCCACACATTTCACAAATATCTCTGGACGAGCAATTAAGGTACGTACAAGTGGCACAGTTCCACTTGTTCTCCACCTGCGTGTCATCTTCCTTCTGCGAATGGGTCAGCTCAAAATTCTTCAATGTGTCCGCGATCTTCGCTATTTGATCCGAGGATCTATGGGACCGTTGAATCGGAAGCGTCTGACTGCCGTGTTTCTTATCTTTATTGTGCGAAGGTAGATGACTCTCAGACGATGCATCGGCACGATACCTATTCGAATCGGTCAAGTCGAAGGACGAGGACTTCTTCTTAAACGGTAACGTATCGTGATGATAATGTCGACCGTTGGTCACGGACAGGTTGGTACTATTCCCATCGGTTCTCGTACCTCTCTTTTTCTCGAATCGGTATCCGCTGTGCTTCTCGTCGTTGTGATTCTGCTTCAACGTTTTCTGTTTGTTCGTTCTAGAGTCGCAATCTCGTTTATGCAAGATGTCCTCTCGATCCCCGAGATCCTTCGAATAGCCTAGACTTTCTAAGTTTCTGTACACGAAGTCCCAAGAGTCGTAATTAATTCTGTCGATGATCGATTTCGCCTTCTTGTCCACTTTCCCGTATTCGTAATGATCTCCGTCGCTGGACTGCTTCCTATAATAATCTACTTCGTCCAAGTCGGGTGTCCGATGGGAGGACTTCCGGTTATGGAGTTTCTCGTAATTCGTGACAGAGACAGGCATGTCCACCTCGATCAATCTACCCGTAGGTACTCTCGAGTACGTCGGCATTGTAGTGTAATAAGAATTCGTGTGAACGTCGCTTAAATATTTGTTTCCGTGCGGCAAACAACCGTAAGCGCTGCACCGGTTCACGAAGCCATGCTCCAACGGCGGAAAGTATCTGGGCGTTGTGTTTGTGTCCTCAATGTATCTGTAATCCGTTTGACAGGCGGACACTGGCATGTTATAATTAGGAGGCATTATGTGATAAGGAACCGATGGTGACGCCGTGTCTATGCACGTAGGCTGGCCGTAATGATAGTCCCTGTAATTCTCTATTTTCGTGCGATTTTGGTGCATCTTCTCGAGGAAACGATAATTCAATGCTCTAATCGCCTGCTCCGGTGTACCAACATGATTTTCCCTGAACTCTAACACCTCCAGCCAGGAAATAGTACAGTTTTGCGAAACATTCTCCCAGATTTGTTTCAATATCTACATCGAAAATCATACAACATATCGGTAAAGATGAATTTTAACGGGTAAGGTAAcacctttgcaatcctggaaactggATAGTTTACAGATATTACCTGACACTCAACAAAAGCTACTATCGCGTCTCTGCTCACACTGGATACCTTATCAGGGTCTATAGGACCTTCCAAAGTAAGAACACCCAACCCTGTATGTTTATATCCCATTTGTTCAAACATTAATTCTGCTCCTATTAAATTCGCCTCAACTTCATGTTTATAATATCCGCTATAGGTCTAacgaattaaaaagaaatagatTAGTTACAGTTCTTTATAACTGTGTTTAGTGCAGAAAAATATGAATATAGTATTAACCCTTAACGTTCTATATTCTTTTCTCCAAGGCTGAGCCAAAAGATTGGCAGCGTACAATGAAATCGCACTCCAGGCAGTCACAGCTCTGTAACCACTAAAGGCTTGTAGATTGGCTGCTGATCTATGCAATATATCCGCAGTCTcttgaaaaacatatttattctCATTCGGGACAAGGCAAAGGTATTCTTTGATAAAACCTGAAACAAATACGAACAAAGGTCAACATCTCGCCGAGGAATTAAACTCTCTGTTAACTACCTTCTAGTTTGTGACGCTGTTGCAACTTTAAAGGACTATCGTCCGTTTGTAAATACACCAAATGGCTTTGCTCTAATTTCATACTAATTTCTTGCAGTCTATCTTTTCCTCTTGTTATTAAGTCATTTGCCATTGTTGTTGCTGAAAAGAACAACTGTCGTTCATTGTCGATACTTACAGGTATACTTACAggagtatttgaaatattttatacgcACAAAACACTTGAGAATTATAATATTGCTACGTCGAGTGTAAGACACTGAAAGCTCAGCGAATCGCAAGGAAGTTTatgcaggaataacataagaaTAAAATTGGTAAAAAGCTAATTGTAAGAAAAAGATGTGTATTAGTAGTTGATGTTTCGCACCTATTAGAAACTCCTAGGAATGCAGCTTTAAATCAGAATCTTGATTCAAACTATGGCTAGCTCCAACCTAAAAATAAATCCTATATTTAGAAGCACTGCTGCAGTGTTTATTCCAGAGGCTACCACAATATATTCTCTATTTGGAAGATGCTCCATCTCAGGTCGAACTGGCCGTCGAAGTTTTTATCACGCGTTAAGGACATTGTACATCACTTCataaacaataaatatttttcttcgcaACTTTTTTTCTTGGTTATGTTGCAGTTATGTCACAACCACCGAGTATATATACGCTAGAGATCGATGCGTATCTTGGATCGGAGATGTCAGTTCTCCCACTATgcgtaaaaataatattatcttGACATTGTTGCGTGGCCAATTAGGACCAGACCGATGCCCTTGAAATACCGAAACACTCTGCCAGTGACTGCGTAGTTgtaaatcgacaaaaatttaatctttttaaacaattaaattttgatgcatCAACAAATTATGAACCGCAGCATTAGTCTCTACAGTTGTCTACAGTCTACAAtatgttcaataaatatatatagttaCTCTTCACTGGCAATAAACTATATATGACCTTTTTACAAGGAGCTTCGTAAGAATAACAAATTGAACTGTATGGTGTGTATTCGTTATACTTGCTGGCAACATA
This genomic stretch from Lasioglossum baleicum chromosome 13, iyLasBale1, whole genome shotgun sequence harbors:
- the LOC143214976 gene encoding activating signal cointegrator 1, which codes for MKKWINTNLSQVLNFPVTEDLVSYIMSMENERDLNEYLTSLLDCSNPRHRQFIAELKKQQTLYKDQGYKKANNVDDENTKQNGKKKGKVKSKEKQENKQFQENVKIEKVEKKKVKYVNLYSQDGKSETVLLKGRHKCDCEGKRHALINNCLECGRIVCLQEGAGPCFFCGKLVCSPKDQTILSHSTKQSDQLYNTLINQKLPKELEDSIKQRDRLLEFDRFGTQGTKVIDDECDYYQTNNMWLSADKREQLKKLEEEKNAKRHMSRLDRKVNVTFDFMGREVVEEKPIDEYDEFDEDQLVDISDARFLNEFDGSNVCLDVECSRPIYVESDEPESRVMRSKVSSKIKTIVQDKEYLEMSDLGVCLSMHQPYASLLVAGIKMHEGRTWYSSHRGRLWIAATAKQPTREDISSLEQTYRILKNEKIRFPESYPTSCLLGCVTVTNVLPQEEYRKIYPNGESESPYVFICENFQTLPMKFPISGKHKIYKLDTKIHQAASKMLEKAMKNIS
- the Tamo gene encoding PUB and ZnF_RBZ domain-containing protein tamozhennic, which produces MANDLITRGKDRLQEISMKLEQSHLVYLQTDDSPLKLQQRHKLEGFIKEYLCLVPNENKYVFQETADILHRSAANLQAFSGYRAVTAWSAISLYAANLLAQPWRKEYRTLRTYSGYYKHEVEANLIGAELMFEQMGYKHTGLGVLTLEGPIDPDKVSSVSRDAIVAFVECQILKQIWENVSQNCTISWLEVLEFRENHVGTPEQAIRALNYRFLEKMHQNRTKIENYRDYHYGQPTCIDTASPSVPYHIMPPNYNMPVSACQTDYRYIEDTNTTPRYFPPLEHGFVNRCSAYGCLPHGNKYLSDVHTNSYYTTMPTYSRVPTGRLIEVDMPVSVTNYEKLHNRKSSHRTPDLDEVDYYRKQSSDGDHYEYGKVDKKAKSIIDRINYDSWDFVYRNLESLGYSKDLGDREDILHKRDCDSRTNKQKTLKQNHNDEKHSGYRFEKKRGTRTDGNSTNLSVTNGRHYHHDTLPFKKKSSSFDLTDSNRYRADASSESHLPSHNKDKKHGSQTLPIQRSHRSSDQIAKIADTLKNFELTHSQKEDDTQVENKWNCATCTYLNCSSRDICEMCGKSRRKGNEDKPLASGGKECPKCTLVNEQNVSICEACGTSLKDSPTYI